The DNA sequence TCGACCGGCTGGAGGAAGCCATTCAGGCCGCGCCCGGCCGCAAGCGCCTCGAAATCCAGTTCGCCGAGCCCCACGAGCACTTGGCCGTGGATATGTTCTCGCGCAAGTTTCAAATTGAGCCTAAAGTATTTATCGAAAAAATGCAGGAGATGGAAATAGACGCCTGTCAGCTCATCTGAGGGCCCCGAACCTAATGCTCGCGCGCCGGGTTTGGTACGTACCAACGGACTTGGTAGCTAGCATGAACTTTCTATGGGGGCCGTTGTTAACGCCCCAATCTGCTACCTTGCGACCCCGTTGGCCGTACACGCCAGAATCCACTTTAAACTGAACCCTTACTGAAATGGGACATAAAGCAATTGAGATTACCGATGCTAATTTTGAGTCCATCATCAACTCCGACAAGCCGGTGCTGGTCGATTTCTGGGCCGAATGGTGCGGTCCTTGCCGCATGGTGGGCCCGGTAGTGGAGGAGCTAGCCAGCGAGTACGAAGGCAAGGTCATCGTGGGCAAAGTTGACGTGGACGCCAACCCCCAAACCTCGGCTAAGTTCGGCATTCGCAGCATCCCCACGCTGCTCGTGTTCAAGAACGGCCAGATAGTTGACAAGCAAGTAGGCGCCGTGCCCAAGCACGTGCTCGCCCAAAAACTCGAAGCCCAAGTAACGGCCTAAGCGCCCGCTCTTCCGTTTATAAATGCAAAAGCCTGGACCCCGCGGTCCAGGCTTTTTTGCGTGGTTTTGGCACGGTGCTTGCCGACGGACCTGTGCGGTACCGGGGCCCCGGCCCAACAACTTGAGCGCCGTAGTGCTACATTTCCGGTGGCATTGGGACGTTCCCGGGCCGCGCCGATTTCTTCACCTCCCACCCATCTTTTTTCGGTCTTTTTTATGAAACGCCTCCTCGGCTTCCTTCTCTCGCTCAGCCTGTTGGGCGGAGCCGCCCACGCACAAGCTACAGCCCCCGCCACCGGCACCATGAGCTCGTCAAAAATGACGAGCACCAAAATGTCGCAGACCCCGGCCACAACAACGCACACTACCACGTCGCGCACCGGCATGATGGGCTCGAAGGCCTCCACTGGCTCGAAAAGCACGGCCACCAAAACGGCCACCATGTCGTCGACCTCGACGGCTACCAGCAGCAAAATGAAGGCCAACGGTACGCCCGACATGCGCTACAAGGAGAATAAAATGGCCAAAACCACCACGGTCACCGGCAAAATGAAGGCCAACGGCACGCCCGACATGCGCTACAAAGCGAACAAAACGACGTCCACCACAACCAAGAAAACGATGTAAACCGGGGCAGCTTGCCCTGGTTGCTCAAAGCCTTTTCCCAGCAGGGAAAAGGCTTTTTTCATGCCCCCGGAGTAACGACCGTCGTCCACGAAACGGCGCTACCTTTCGGTCCAAAATTGCACTTCCACACCTACAGCCCATGCTGCTACAAGTTACTGTTCCCATTGCTTTTTCCGTGCTTGGAGTCCTTATCGGCTTGCTGGTATTATTGCTGCTAGCCAAGTCGCTGCTGGGCATCGTGGTCATCAGCGAGCTGGAGGTGGGCGTTGTGGCCAAGAAATTCGCCCGCACCAGCCTGAGCGCCGGCCGCTTCATCGCCCTGGAGGGCGAGGCCGGCTACCAGGCCGATACCTTGGCCCCGGGCTGGCACTTTTTCCTGTGGCCCTGGCAATACGCCGTCACGAAGGAGCCCGTAGTGGTGGTGCCGCAGGGCGAAATTGGGCTGGTGGTAGCCAACGCCGGGGCCCCCATCCCGCCGAGCCACATCCTGGCCCGGGTCGTGGATTGCGACAACTACCAGGATGCCCGCGCCTTCCTCACCAAAGGCGGCGAGAAAGGCCGGCAGCTGGGCATGGTCACCGCCGGCACGTACCGCATCAACACGGCCTTGTTCACGGTCATCACCCAGCGCAACGCGGGCACGATGGGCATGCGGCCCGAAGAATTGTTCATCTACCGCGTGGTGCCCGAGGCGGTGGGCATCGTGACGACGCTCGACGGCGTACCGATTGAGCCGGGCGAAATCGCGGGGCCCGTCATCCCCACCCACGACAACTTCCAGGACGCGCAGGCCTTTTTGGTGGCCGGGGGCCGCCGCGGCTTGCAGGAGCAAGTGCTGCTCAGCGGCTCCTGGAACCTTAACCCCTGGTTTTGCCGGGTGCAGCAGGTACCGATGACCGAGATTCCGATTGGCCACGTGGGGGTGGTCATCTCCTTCGTGGGCAAGCCAGCAGTGGACGTGAGCGGCACCGAGTTCACCCACGGCAACCTCGTGGACGTGGGCCACAAGGGCATTTGGGCCATCCCGCTCTACCCCGGTCGCCAGCCCCTCAATACCCAGATTATGAAGGTGGAGCTGATTCCGACCACCAACATCGTACTCAACTGGGCCAACCGCACCGAGGCCCACCACTACGACGACTCGCTGAGCAGCATCACGGTGCGCTCGCGCGATGGCTTCTCCTTCAACCTCGACGTGGCCCAGATTATCCACGTGGGGGCCCTCGATGCGCCGCGCGTCATTTCGCGCGTGGGCTCGATGCAAAATCTGGTGGACCACGTACTGGAACCCATTGTGGGCAACTACTTCCGCAATTCCAGCCAGGAATACACGGTGCTCGACTACCTCACGAACCGCGCCGAGCGGCAGCGCGAGGCCGCCACGTTCATCCGCACGGCCTTGCTCGACTACAACGTGCAGGCCGTCGATACGCTCATCGGCGACATTGTGCCGCCCGCCCAACTCATGACCACCCAAACCGACCGCAAGCTGGCCGAGGAGCAGCGCAAAACCTACGAGGTGCAGCAGGCCGCCCAAACCCAGCGCCAGGCCCTGGTGCGCGAAACCAGCATCGCCGACATTCAGAACTCGCTGGTGCAAAGCGAGCAAGGCGTGAATATTGCCGAGCTGCAAGCCAATGCCCAGGTGAAAAAAGTGCGCGGTGAGGCCGAAGCCGCCAAGCTACGGGCCGGCGGCGAGGCCGAAAGCACCCGCCTGCGGGCCATTGCCGATTCCGAAGCCACCCGACTGCGCGGTGTGGGCGAGGCCGAAGCCATCCGGGCCATCGGCAACGCAAAGGCCGAAGCCTACCGTGTGGGCGTACAGAGCCTGGGCACCCGCGAATTCACCGGCTTGCAATTGATGCAAATAATAGGAGACAACCGGGTGAAAATTGTGCCCGAAGTGCAGGCCAACGGCGGCGCGGGCGGCCAGGGCGGGGGCTTAGTGGAAGCCCTTATTGGCTTGCTGGCCCAGCAGCAATTAGCCCCCGGGGCCCCATTCGTGTCGGCTTCAGAACCCGCAAAACCTGCCTCGCTGCCAGCAGCTGGCGCGCAGGAAAACACGCAGAGTTAAAATTTAATTTGGTATATACTACTGGAAATTAATTACTTGAAAACTAACAATCGTTTGTTGTGACGTTTTTATTACATTTCTAACATAGAAACTTATCTAATCTTATTCTACCTTTACAGTCAGCAAGAGCGAAAGACTTTTGCTGATAACTTGTAGTGTGGTGGAACTGGCAGACACACCCTCCTCTCTCGAGGGTGAAGGTTCGGAATAAATCGGCCCCCGGCCGGCTAACCACTTCGTGGAGGTTCAAGTCCTTCCGCTACAGCCCAAAGGCTTAAAGAGGCGACTTTACAGTAAAGTCGCCTCTTTAAGCCTTTGGCATTTTTTGTTTTGCAGCTACCGGGCCGCTACGGCCCCGTGCCGGGCCTGGTAGCTGCGCCGCCCCTCTTTCAGGAACTGCGCGAACTGCGCCACGTTGGGCTCGTAGGCGATGGGCGCCACGAGCGGTTTGCCCGTGGGGTCGTCGGGGTTGAGCAATACGTAATAGGGCTGGGCATTGAAACCATAGCGGGTTACCTGGAGGTCAGCGTTTTGCTTGCCCAGGCTGGTTTTTTGCTGGTGGTCGCGCGTCGAGGTATACCACTCGTTCTGGGGCAGCTCGGTTTTGTCGTCCACGTACAAGGCCACCACTACGTAGTCGTTTTGCAGCTGGGTGAGCACAGCCGGGTCGCTCCACACGGTGGCTTCCATCTTGCGGCAGTTCACGCAGGCGTGGCCGGTAAAGTCGATGAAAATGGGCTTATGCGCCAGCTTAGCCGCGCGGATGCCTTGCTGCAAGTCGAAGTAGCCCTGCAAGCCGTGGGGCAGCTCCAGGAAGTCGCCAAAGCGCGGCGTTTCGCCCAATGCGCTGGCGGCCTGCACCGGCGTGGCGGGGGCCCCAGCGGCCAGCGAAAAGTCGTGGCGGCTCTGGGGCGGCAGGTAGCCGGCCAGCAGCGGCAGCGGGGCCCCAAAGAGGCCCGGTACCAGGTAGGTCATGAAACTGAAGGCCAGCACGGCCATCAGCAGCCGGCCCACGCTGAGGTGCTCCAGCGGCGAGTCATGCGAGAGGCGGAACTTGCCCAGCAGGTACAGCCCGAGCAAGGCCGAGAGCACCACCCATAGCACCAGGTACACGTCGCGGGTGAGAATGCCCCAGTGGTAGGCCAGGTCCACCATACTCAGGAACTTGAGGGCCAGCATCAACTCCACAAAGCCCAGCACCACCTTCACCGTATTTAGCCAGCCGCCCGAGCGGGGCAGGCTTTTCAGCCACGACGGGAAGATGGCGAACAGCGTGAACGGCAGCGCAAAGGCCAGCGAAAAGCCCAGCATGCCCACCACCGGGGCCAGCGTCTGGCCGCGGGCGGCGAGGCCCAGCACCGTAGCCACGATGGGCCCCGTGCAGCTAAACGAGACCAGCACCAGCGTGAAGGCCATGAAGAACACCCCGAGCCAGCCGCCCTTGTCGGCCTGGGCATCGGCTTTGTTCACGAGGCCGCTGGGCAGCGTGATTTCAAACAAGCCCAGAAACGAAAGGCCGAACACCACGAATACCACAAAAAACAGCAGGTTCGGCAGCCAGTGCGTGGCCATGAAGTTGGGGCCGTCTTCGCCCAGCAGGCGGGCCACCACCACGCCAATCAGCGTGTAAATGACAATGATGCTGAGCCCGTACACCACGGCCTTGAGGATGCCGCGGCCGCGGCTGTCCTGGCCCCCGGTGAAGAATGAAACCGTCATCGGCACCATCGGGAACACGCAAGGCGTGAGCAGCGCCGCCAGCCCCGAGATGAACGCCAGCACGCCAAAGCTCCACAGCCCGCCCGCGTCGGCAACCGGTGCCGCCGCGGCCACTGCCGCCGACACGATGGGGGCCCCAGCGGCCGTTTCGGCGGGAGCGGGTGCGGAGGCCAGCGGCGCCACAACGGCTACCGGAGTGGCAGCCACAACGGGCTCGGCAGCCGCGGGCGTTGCAGCGGTAGGCGCCGCGGGAGCCGTTGCTACGTCGGCAGCAGCGGGGGCCCCAGGCTTGGCGATGGGTGCGGCGGCGGCGCTAGCGACGGCCGCGCCACTTACTTGCAGGGGCCCGAAGACCAGGGTTTCGTTGCCGGGTACGCAGCGGCCGTCTACGTCGGTACAGCTTTGGTAGTCGGCCTCGGCCTTAATGGTGAGGGGCCCCGGCTGGAGCACCTTGATGCGCTGGCGAATCTGGCCGGTTTTTTCCCAAAAGGCCACTTCGCCCTTGAATACCTCGTCCATCTGGTGGTGCGACTTTACCGACTGCGGCTTACCCACCAGGGCGTAGGCCGCGCTGGGCGCAAACTTGAGCGTGAACACCACGGGCCCCACGTCCTCGCTGAAATCGGTGGCGTAGAGGTGCCACTTCTCGTCGATGCGGGCGTTCACCAGCAGCTCCACTTCCTGGCCCACTTTGGCGGTGGGCTGGCTGAGGGCCGTGCTGAGGTGCGTGGGCACCAGGATCTGGGCCGTTAGCGGCAGGGCCGGCAACCAACAGAGCAGTAGAAATTTAAAAAACCAACGAATATTCATACAGAATTAATCAGCATTAGCACGTAAAATTAGGCTTCTTAAGCACAATTGGCTGGT is a window from the Hymenobacter nivis genome containing:
- a CDS encoding protein-disulfide reductase DsbD family protein; translated protein: MNIRWFFKFLLLCWLPALPLTAQILVPTHLSTALSQPTAKVGQEVELLVNARIDEKWHLYATDFSEDVGPVVFTLKFAPSAAYALVGKPQSVKSHHQMDEVFKGEVAFWEKTGQIRQRIKVLQPGPLTIKAEADYQSCTDVDGRCVPGNETLVFGPLQVSGAAVASAAAAPIAKPGAPAAADVATAPAAPTAATPAAAEPVVAATPVAVVAPLASAPAPAETAAGAPIVSAAVAAAAPVADAGGLWSFGVLAFISGLAALLTPCVFPMVPMTVSFFTGGQDSRGRGILKAVVYGLSIIVIYTLIGVVVARLLGEDGPNFMATHWLPNLLFFVVFVVFGLSFLGLFEITLPSGLVNKADAQADKGGWLGVFFMAFTLVLVSFSCTGPIVATVLGLAARGQTLAPVVGMLGFSLAFALPFTLFAIFPSWLKSLPRSGGWLNTVKVVLGFVELMLALKFLSMVDLAYHWGILTRDVYLVLWVVLSALLGLYLLGKFRLSHDSPLEHLSVGRLLMAVLAFSFMTYLVPGLFGAPLPLLAGYLPPQSRHDFSLAAGAPATPVQAASALGETPRFGDFLELPHGLQGYFDLQQGIRAAKLAHKPIFIDFTGHACVNCRKMEATVWSDPAVLTQLQNDYVVVALYVDDKTELPQNEWYTSTRDHQQKTSLGKQNADLQVTRYGFNAQPYYVLLNPDDPTGKPLVAPIAYEPNVAQFAQFLKEGRRSYQARHGAVAAR
- a CDS encoding SPFH domain-containing protein gives rise to the protein MLGVLIGLLVLLLLAKSLLGIVVISELEVGVVAKKFARTSLSAGRFIALEGEAGYQADTLAPGWHFFLWPWQYAVTKEPVVVVPQGEIGLVVANAGAPIPPSHILARVVDCDNYQDARAFLTKGGEKGRQLGMVTAGTYRINTALFTVITQRNAGTMGMRPEELFIYRVVPEAVGIVTTLDGVPIEPGEIAGPVIPTHDNFQDAQAFLVAGGRRGLQEQVLLSGSWNLNPWFCRVQQVPMTEIPIGHVGVVISFVGKPAVDVSGTEFTHGNLVDVGHKGIWAIPLYPGRQPLNTQIMKVELIPTTNIVLNWANRTEAHHYDDSLSSITVRSRDGFSFNLDVAQIIHVGALDAPRVISRVGSMQNLVDHVLEPIVGNYFRNSSQEYTVLDYLTNRAERQREAATFIRTALLDYNVQAVDTLIGDIVPPAQLMTTQTDRKLAEEQRKTYEVQQAAQTQRQALVRETSIADIQNSLVQSEQGVNIAELQANAQVKKVRGEAEAAKLRAGGEAESTRLRAIADSEATRLRGVGEAEAIRAIGNAKAEAYRVGVQSLGTREFTGLQLMQIIGDNRVKIVPEVQANGGAGGQGGGLVEALIGLLAQQQLAPGAPFVSASEPAKPASLPAAGAQENTQS
- the trxA gene encoding thioredoxin, with the translated sequence MGHKAIEITDANFESIINSDKPVLVDFWAEWCGPCRMVGPVVEELASEYEGKVIVGKVDVDANPQTSAKFGIRSIPTLLVFKNGQIVDKQVGAVPKHVLAQKLEAQVTA